One segment of bacterium DNA contains the following:
- a CDS encoding acyl-CoA thioesterase — EIVTVSSQVEYIGRTSLELGVEVYSEHPRSGVRRRTTSSHLAFIGLDEHERPRPVGVVITPASDAEAAMHAAAAARKADRTARARIAGSAGLPAILEHGPVHRAVQLSRLIMPEDALSGTLMFAGKLLAMLDEIAGISAIRYCHLPTVTASLDTVYFTHPLRVGQVADVRATLTHVGRSSLEVGVLVESEEPWTGQRHHTCTAFLTMVHLDANGRPAPVPAFTPDTPEERRLWQQAEARRAQRKLRIARLRASSRRDV, encoded by the coding sequence CGAGATCGTCACGGTGTCTTCCCAGGTCGAATACATCGGCCGCACGTCGCTTGAACTCGGAGTGGAGGTGTACTCTGAGCATCCGCGCAGCGGCGTACGCCGCAGGACGACCTCATCGCATCTGGCGTTTATCGGGCTCGACGAACACGAGCGCCCCCGTCCGGTGGGGGTGGTGATCACCCCCGCATCCGACGCCGAGGCGGCCATGCACGCGGCGGCCGCCGCGCGAAAAGCCGACCGGACCGCCCGGGCCCGCATCGCGGGGTCCGCCGGCCTGCCCGCGATTCTGGAACACGGACCCGTCCACCGCGCCGTCCAGTTGAGCCGCCTGATCATGCCGGAGGACGCCCTGAGCGGCACCTTGATGTTCGCCGGCAAGCTCCTGGCTATGCTCGACGAGATCGCCGGCATTTCCGCCATCCGGTACTGTCACCTGCCGACCGTGACCGCATCGCTCGATACCGTCTATTTCACGCACCCGCTGCGGGTGGGGCAGGTCGCCGATGTGCGGGCGACGCTGACGCATGTTGGGCGTTCCTCACTGGAGGTGGGCGTGCTGGTGGAGAGCGAGGAGCCGTGGACGGGGCAGCGCCATCACACGTGCACCGCGTTCCTGACGATGGTGCATCTGGATGCGAATGGCCGGCCTGCGCCCGTCCCCGCGTTCACCCCCGACACCCCGGAGGAGCGCCGTCTGTGGCAGCAGGCCGAAGCCCGCCGGGCCCAGCGAAAGCTGCGGATCGCCCGGCTTCGCGCCTCGAGCCGTCGAGATGTCTGA